The region AAATCAGTAACatgttattattttatttatttcggAAAAATAAAGTTAAAAAATTAAAGAAAGACAAAATTGGTGGATACAGACATGCAATTTATTGTAATTTGTAAGCATATCACAATCTTTTGTTACAAAAACAAGATAGAAACTAACAAGACCACCTCTCTTTTTTATCATCATAAATTCATCATTTTTAACTCTCAACCCCAATCTTCAATCCTCAATTTCTCTCACATCACTCCATAAAAATCGAAGATTTTCGAAACCCAGATCCCAAATTCACAGATCTACAAAACCCAGATCTTCATTTTTTCTATCATGTCCAAATCAGATCTCACTCACAAGATTTATCCGGAGCCAGTTGGTGATGAAATTGACCATTTTGATGACTTGCCTGACTCTCTTTTACTGCTTATTTTTAATCAGATTGGTGATGTTAAGTCTTTAGGTCGGTGTTGTCTTGTTTGTAGAAGATTTCATTCTTTAGTTCCTCAAGTTGATAATATTTTTGTTAGGGTTGATTGTGTTATTTCTGATGAGGAGAGTTCGAGTTCGGGTTCGACTTCGAGTTCTGTATCGAAATCAAACTCACCCTTTTCGTCGTTGTTTCGATTTATGTTTGGTGGGATTGTTAAGCCTTTGACTACAATTACTCAGTTTTTGCAGTTTAAGAGGAGTGTTAGTAGTGGTGGGTATGGTTCAAATTTGTCGTCTTTGTCGGTTAATGGGGAGGATTATGAGGAGTTGGATCAAGGGGGTGTTACTCATCATTCACCTACTCAGGTGTTGAAGAATTTTAGTGAAATTAAGGTTTTGAGGATTGAGTTACCGAGCGGTGAGCTTGGGATTGATGATGGGGTTTTGTTGAAATGGAGGGCTGATTTCGGGTCGACTTTGGATAATTGTGTGATTCTTGGTGCGAGCTCGGTGGTGAATTGTAAGGGTTTGGAGAATGGTGGTGGGAATTTGAGTAGTGAGGATGATAATGGGAGTATACCGGAGTCGTTTTACACGAATGGTGGATTGAAATTGAGGGTTGTGTGGACGATTAGTTCGTTGATTGCTGCTTCTGCTAGACATTATTTGTTACAACCGATTATATGTGAGCATAAGACTTTGGATAGTTTGGTTTTGACGGATACGGATGGACAAGGGGTGTTGTGTATGAGTAAGGATCAGTTGGAGGAGTTGAGGGTGAAGCCTTTGTCGGCTTCGAGTGCTTCTAAGAGGACTCTTGTGCCGGCTTTGAATATGAGGTTATGGTATGCACCACAGCTGGAGTTGCCTGATGGGAGTGTGTTGAAGGGGGCGACTTTGGTTGCAATTAGACCAAGTGAGCAAACGGTAATCAAAAAGGAGGTGGCGGATGGGTCGTGGGTGTGTTCTGCGTTTGAGGAACCTTATCGAACTGCTGCAAAGATGTTGATTAAAAGGAGGACTTACTGTCTAGAGATGAATTCTTTTTGAGAGTGTTGACTTGTGTGGATGAGGTAGTTTTCTATTTTGTTTTGCTTACTGACGACCCTACTATCATGTCattacttattaattaattttgtatgGTTTGACTCCCTAAAGTTTAGATTGTGTAGATGTGGTATATCTGTTCTCTGCGTTTATAGATTACTAATTTACCTTCAATTGATGCTAGGTATAATAGTTGAAATGAAGTAAATAACTAGCATATTCATATTAACTTTGTAGTTTTCATTAAGCACAAAGCACTACATACAGTATCAGATCCTTGCTCAGTATAGAAAATGTGCGCTTGCACGAGTTATATGTATCTGAAACCATGACTTGCACTGTCTCTGCTATATAAGTTGAGGTTGTTGATGTTTCTGTTGTTTGGTTGATTGTAATGTATCAGAGGTAGCTCAGTCAACATGTTAAAAATGCTGCAAGTTTAAAAAGTTTGTAGGCTAGCTTATTATGCTTGTATTATACAAGTATTGATCGTAGCTTTTAAGTATTTATGTCTGTGCTGTTTTCTGTGCTCTAAATGATAGAATTCTGTCTTCTTTGGTTTATCTTTCATATTCTGGATCAATGCTGAATACAATGTGTTTTGTTTAACAGATTGAAACTGCAATTTTGTTATTTATGTTGGTCAGCCAATGGAGTTTATTCATGAAGCCATACCCTGTCATCCAGTTTAGTGCTTCCACTTTAATGCTAGCGAGTTGATGATTTGCCAAGATCCCTGTTTCCTGCTGTCCTGTTCATTGGATGATATGCATATGCTTCAAGTATTGTTTCAGGCATGTGATTCTACAAATGAAAGCAATGCTTTTAAATTGGAATTGTACTCCTAGATCAACATTACACTATATTCTGTGCCcttgaaattaattaattacattTATAGTCGTCTATATCTTTGTGAATATTGCACATACAACTGGGAATGTTTATGTGAACCCTTTCGGTTGGATCATCAATCTACTTTACTTTCCGTGTAGGCTAGTTCAGTATTTCTTGCAATGGTATTGTAGAATTCATTTCCATTTTTACTAAGTGTTCCATCAGTAGATACTCATGTCCTTATTCAGTGCTTCTGTAGGTATCTTTATTCTTTGAAATCTCTATCCTGTACTTGGTTCAAAAGTAGCTAAATCTGTAGCATAACGTTCAATATTGTATGCGGAAGTAGCTGAATAAGTAGAACAAGGGCTTAGATGTGCGAAAGGATATTGTGCTTCGTGCAGTAACGAAATTTGCTTATGTCACCCTATACCATTGCCCAACAGGCTATCTCGTTTTCAGGATGGTTTGATGTTCTTGACTCATGGATAGAGTTGATTACCAGGAGTCTGCTGCAGCCATGATGTGATAAAGGCAGCAGGGTGGTTTGTGTTTCTTTATGATGATGATCTACTCTGTTGGTTGATTAGAATTTCTCTCAGTAAACTACTGCCTATGTCCTGAAATAGTGAACCAACTATAATACTAGATAAAGTAGTATTTCACTGTTAGATTACTAGGATGACTAGCATTTCAATGTTGGATTACTAGGATTTCACTGAACTACTCCCTTAGTCCCAAGATAGGTAAATGGCAAGCACCTTTTATGAATTTGTTTGGGAAATTATTTTATCCAGGCGCCATTAGGAACTGCTGCTAAGATATTTGTCAGAAGGCAAACTTGTGTCTTGAGATAATCTCTTTCCACTATTTTTTGATGTTTAGATGTGGTAAATGTGTATTTTGTTTTTTCAGTAATGATGGTGTTACACGACTTTTATCTATGTATTGATGATGATGTATTAAAGTTAGGGTCTATGTGTCATGCTAGATCGGTATGAATCAACTTGTTAATAGGATACC is a window of Apium graveolens cultivar Ventura chromosome 11, ASM990537v1, whole genome shotgun sequence DNA encoding:
- the LOC141697664 gene encoding F-box protein At4g18380-like gives rise to the protein MSKSDLTHKIYPEPVGDEIDHFDDLPDSLLLLIFNQIGDVKSLGRCCLVCRRFHSLVPQVDNIFVRVDCVISDEESSSSGSTSSSVSKSNSPFSSLFRFMFGGIVKPLTTITQFLQFKRSVSSGGYGSNLSSLSVNGEDYEELDQGGVTHHSPTQVLKNFSEIKVLRIELPSGELGIDDGVLLKWRADFGSTLDNCVILGASSVVNCKGLENGGGNLSSEDDNGSIPESFYTNGGLKLRVVWTISSLIAASARHYLLQPIICEHKTLDSLVLTDTDGQGVLCMSKDQLEELRVKPLSASSASKRTLVPALNMRLWYAPQLELPDGSVLKGATLVAIRPSEQTVIKKEVADGSWVCSAFEEPYRTAAKMLIKRRTYCLEMNSF